The Bradyrhizobium oligotrophicum S58 genome contains the following window.
CAACGGCTCATTCGGCCGGGGCTGCGAGCGGCTCCGGCGCCGGGCGGCGGCGCAGCCGGTCGATCAGCAGGTAGATCACGGGCGTGGTGTAGAGGGTGAGGATCTGCGACACCAGCAACCCGCCGATGATCGTGATACCTAGAGGCCGGCGCAGCTCGGTGCCGGGACCGGTTGCGATCACCAGCGGCAGGCCGGCGAACAGCGCGGCGAGCGTCGTCATCAGGATCGGGCGGAAGCGCACCCGGCAGGCCTCGAAGATCGCGTCCGCCGAGGACATCCCGCGCTGGCGCTCGGCCTCGAGCGCGAAGTCGACCAGCATGATGCCGTTCTTCTTGACGATGCCGATCAGCAGGATGATGCCGACGAAGGCGATCACGGTCAGCGGCGTATTGGTGACCTGCAAAGCGAGCAGCGCGCCGAGCCCGGCCGACGGCAGGGTCGAGATGATGGTCAGCGGATGCGCCAGGCTCTCATAGAGCACGCCGAGCACGATATACATCGCGACCAGCGCGAACAAAATCAGCAGCGGCTGACGCCCGCTGCTCTTGTTGAAATCGCCCGCGTTGCCGTCGAAGCTGCCGCGGATGCCCTCGGGCATGTGCAGCTCGTCGACCGCACGCTGGATGTTGGCGGTCGCGGCCTGCAGCGGCACGTCCGGCAGCAGGTTGAACGACACGGTGGTCGAAGGGAACGATTGTGAGTGATACACCGCGAGCGGCGACAGGCCGCGCTCGGCCTTGACCAGCGCCGACAGCGGGACCTGCGCGTCACCTGCTCCGGCCACGTAGATGCGTTCGAGGTTCGAGGGATCAGTCTGGAATTTCGGATCGATCTCCAGCACCACCATGTACTGGTTGCGCTGGCTGTAGACGATCGAGATCTGGCGCTGCGCGAACGCGTTGTTCAGCGCGTTGTCGATGTCCTGGACGCGGACACCGAGGCTCGCCGCCTTCTGCCGGTCGATCCTGAGCGCAAGCTGCAAGCCCCCGGGATCGCGGTCGCTGGAAATGTCGGTGATGCCCTCGACGGTCTCCAGCCGCTTGGCGACGATGGGCGCCCATTTCTGCAGCAGATCGAGATCGGGGCTGCTCAGTGTGTACTGATAGTCGGAATCGCTCTGCCGGCCGCCGGCGCGGACGTCCTGCGCGGCGAACATGAAGAGACGGATACCCGGCACCATTGCGAGGTTGCGCCTGAGACGGTCGATCACGGCCTGGGTCGAGACGCCCTCGCGCTCCGCGGGCGGCTTGAGGTTGATGAACATGGTGCCGCGGTTCGACGTGGCGCCGCCCGGCCCGCCCCCGCCGCCGATGGTCGAGCCGATCCCGGCCACGGCCGGATCGGCCATCACGATGTCGGCGAGCCGCTGCTGCAGCCCCAGCATCGACTGGAACGAGATGTCGGCCGAGGCGCGGGTCGCGCCGATGACGAAGCCGGAATCGTCGGTCGGGAAATAGCCCTTGGGCACCTTGATGTAGAGCGTCACCGTCAGCGCGATGGTGGCGAAGAACACGACCAGGGTCAGGAACGGGAAGACCAGCACCGCGCGCAAGGTCCAGGCGTAGAAGCGCACCATGCGCGACAGCGCGCCTTCGACGATCCGGTCGAACCAGGTGGCACGATCGGAGATCGCCTCCTTGACGTAGTGCGCGCAGATCATCGGCGTCACCGTCAGCGACACCAATGTCGACACCACGATCGCAAAGGTCAGCGTCAGCGAGAACTCGCGCAGCAGCCGCCCGACCACGCCATCCATGAAGATCAGTGGCACGAAGGCCGCAACCAGCGACAGGCTGATCGACAATACCGTGAAGCCGATCTGACGCGCGCCGTCGAGCGCGGCCCGCATCGGCGGCAAGCCATGCTCGAGATTGCGGTACATGTTCTCGATCATGACGATGGCGTCGTCGACGACAAAGCCGACGGAGATCGCCAGCGCCATCAGCGACAGGTTGTCGATCGAGAAGCCGGCGATCCACATCGCAGCGCATGTGCCCGCGAGCGCCAGCGGCACCGAGACGCCCGCCGCGACCGTCGGCACCAGACGGCGCAGGAACACGAACACCACGACCATGACCAGCACCGCAGTCGCGAGCAAGGTCCATTGCATGTCCTCGACCGAGGCCCTGATCGTGCCGGTGCGGTCGACCAGGGTTGCGATCTCGATGCCGACCGGAATCCACTGTTTGAGCTCGGGGATCAGCGCCTTCACGCGATCGACGGTCTCGATGACGTTGGCATCGCCCTGCTTGGCGATCTGGATCAGCACCGCCGGCTGCTTGTTGAACCATGCGATCGAGCGCACGTTGCGCACGGAAT
Protein-coding sequences here:
- a CDS encoding efflux RND transporter permease subunit yields the protein MASISEPFIRRPVGTTLLSIGLFLVGIVAYIFLPVAPVPNVDFPSIFVSASRPGADPSVMAGTVAAPLERRLGEIAGVDQITSTSSLGTTNIQIQFSIGRDIDKAARDVQAAINASLSDLPSDLPALPRFRKANTAAAPVFVLALTSKTMTPSAMYDVADTVLAQRLFQVPGVGNVTVSGADQPAVRIALNPVSLANAGIATDDVRTAIINANPIGPVGIFEGGRQSETIAINRQMRTAAEFRNILIKSNNGSFVRLSDVADVEDSVRNVRSIAWFNKQPAVLIQIAKQGDANVIETVDRVKALIPELKQWIPVGIEIATLVDRTGTIRASVEDMQWTLLATAVLVMVVVFVFLRRLVPTVAAGVSVPLALAGTCAAMWIAGFSIDNLSLMALAISVGFVVDDAIVMIENMYRNLEHGLPPMRAALDGARQIGFTVLSISLSLVAAFVPLIFMDGVVGRLLREFSLTLTFAIVVSTLVSLTVTPMICAHYVKEAISDRATWFDRIVEGALSRMVRFYAWTLRAVLVFPFLTLVVFFATIALTVTLYIKVPKGYFPTDDSGFVIGATRASADISFQSMLGLQQRLADIVMADPAVAGIGSTIGGGGGPGGATSNRGTMFINLKPPAEREGVSTQAVIDRLRRNLAMVPGIRLFMFAAQDVRAGGRQSDSDYQYTLSSPDLDLLQKWAPIVAKRLETVEGITDISSDRDPGGLQLALRIDRQKAASLGVRVQDIDNALNNAFAQRQISIVYSQRNQYMVVLEIDPKFQTDPSNLERIYVAGAGDAQVPLSALVKAERGLSPLAVYHSQSFPSTTVSFNLLPDVPLQAATANIQRAVDELHMPEGIRGSFDGNAGDFNKSSGRQPLLILFALVAMYIVLGVLYESLAHPLTIISTLPSAGLGALLALQVTNTPLTVIAFVGIILLIGIVKKNGIMLVDFALEAERQRGMSSADAIFEACRVRFRPILMTTLAALFAGLPLVIATGPGTELRRPLGITIIGGLLVSQILTLYTTPVIYLLIDRLRRRPAPEPLAAPAE